TGCAAACTTTGTTCACTCAAATTGGAGCATCTAACACCACAGTAAAGCTGCACACCAAAGTATATAAAGGATCAGAGTTTGTTTTACTTCAGTCAGCACTGCCAGGATTACTTTcacttaaaagagaaaaaagcctGCTTAAATACACATTTAGAAATTTTTATTCATTCCAAAGGACACTTCCTTTTTATTCAGTAAAGTTGTTAGTGGGGGTCAAGAAAATTTTGGctgatgttttattttggtaCCAACAGTAATGCggtatttctgcatttccttgtCTGTGTAACACCCATACAGGTACCAGGGGACTGTGGCAACTGCAACACAGACTTCATTCTCACAGTGAAACTTCTATTACTATGCACTGGTaaactgaaaattgaaaaatattaattttcctaAAGTAATCAGGGTTTTGGTTTATTACAAAAATGTAgataagtatttaaaattaatatattatttcaaAAACTTGACACCCTGCAGGGTGTATTTCAGTTGCCTAAGAACCCTCTGAGAGAGGATATAGGTATCTACACTAGTTGGATATTGAGCCCTCAGTACTGCTGGAACTTTAGTCTATAGTGTAACATCTACAATCACTAATACCTAACTCACAGCTAAAACATTACTGTGGCATTTGCATTTTCTGGACTAAAACCTAGACCTTCAATGTAATCAACATAATTAATGCTACTGATTCCCACATATAAATGTGTTCTTGGTCCTAACTAGGACCAAAAGAGAGTTTCTAGGTGTCATTTGCTTCAGCTGAcatgcagaatgaaaaaaaaaaaaaaaaaaaaaaaaaaaagacaaaaggaaagaaaatgttagtTTCGTAGTGGAGCAGGATCAGTTCTGCACATCTTTCGTCCCTAGAAAATGTACAAAACCATAAACCTTTTAGGGAAAAGTACTTGTGGGAAGGAACAATCAGTGTAAATGCCTAAATGTTTTATGGAACAAGGCTGGGTGGGTCGCGGCTCGGCACGGGCGAtgctctggctcctgccccGCCCGGGCACGGCACCGCACGGGACCCAGCTGCGGGCCAGGCAGGGTGCAGTGCCGACAGGGCTCCCCGGGGAGGGacagccctccccagcaccagcacgACAGCAGAGGGGAGCGGGGCGCCATGTGCTCCTCCCTCGCCTGGCACGGCTGCCTTGAGCCGGCCTTGGCGCCAGGGACTCGCGGGCAGGGGAAGTTAAGGGCTGCCAAAGCCACCGGGAACTGGCCCGTGCCAGCGCCTCGGGGCGCTCCGTCCCGGGCTGTGCTCTCCTTGTCCCGGCTCCACGGTGAGCCCCGGGAGGCAGCGGCGCTCCGGCACGGTGTTAGCGGCGCTGTGCCGCCAGCGCCGTCCCCGCCCCGACCCAAAGCGGCGGCAGCACCGTCGGTGCAAACCGCGGCCGTCCCAAGCGGCCGGGGCTGTACGGACGAGCGGCTCCCGCAGCCCGCCgtgccccggccccgccgcccgaGCAGGAACGGGCTGCTCCCCGCTCCgagccggccccgccgcccgccgggcAGCTTCGGGCCCCTTCTCCGTGCCCGCTCACCGGCTGCCTTTCCAGCTTCACTTCTTTCCGCAGCTGCTCCACTTCCATTTTCAGTTTGTCCTTCTCGCTCAGGTCCTCGATGTTGATGGCTGGCATGGTCCGCACTGCCGAGGCGCGCAGGGAGCGAGGACAGGAGGTTACGTCTGGGCAGCGAGGGCGCCGGGGCCGGAGCCCCCGGGCGGTGGCGGGGCTGTGTGCcggcccccggcccgcccccggCTCTCTCGCACGCTGCCCGAGCTGCCCCGCTGCTCGGCGGCCGCTCCCTGCCGGCTCGCCTGCTCCCCTGCCCCGCGCCGCTCCGGCCTTTAAACCCGCACGCTAATCCCCTCTGGCCGGATTAGAGCCctccgcccgcccggccccgctgccgggGCGTTGACACGGGCCCTGCCTGCACGGGGAGGTCCGGCCGGCCCAGCAGGAGCCGGGAGCTGGAGACCCTCCTGTGCTGAGCCCCCCGGCCTcgccctctgcagctccagtgcGGGCCAAGAGCAGCGAGATCGGCTGCGGCTTTGGGCCCAGCAGGGAGATCTTTACCACCTTCTCCTCATGCACCTCCCGGCCACAGAAATCACTCATGCTGCGAGCCACCAGCATCTTTGGGCTCTGTGTTGTTCTGCCCAGCGACTAAGGCAGAATCAGGTGGTGTGCATGGGGACATTCCTCAATACTTGTGCATTACAACTGCAGGTGAACTGGACTAAGGTAGAGAGGGAAGAAACCACTCCCGTGTAAAGTGCCTCAACAGGTAGCCAGCCCACCAATGCCAGACATTGCAACTTTTTGGTAGGTATGTCTGCAAAGCAGAATTGCAACACTGCATAAGAGGGTTATTGTGCTTGGCTTGCATCAAGGGTCTCTGGACACAAGGAGTCATGGCAGGTGGAGCACTCAACATAAGGGAAGTGATGCATTCAAAAGGTGCAAGGAGTTAGGAAATTCTTCTCCTGTGCTTGCATACAGTTTTGAGGTCTAGATCCCAAATAGAGTTCTGTGCTTTTAGGAACAGAGTGGTCCTTCCATGCACGTTTGTACAGCACCTGGCATCTCTCATCTTAGCACATGCTTTCCTACAATAGAAATGGAAGCAGAATTGGGGGACTGAACAAAGCTACAGGCCATTAAAATGAGCTTGCAGTCCTTCTGTTACCTGCCACTTCAAAGATCTTTATAGGCAGTTAGCCctccctctttcctcctctgttttttttcctattaaacacactcctttctcctcctctccctaCTCACCAGATGTAAGCAGCTGTCAGCAGCATGTAAGATTTACATgttctccagcactgctcctaTAGTGCCCTTGGGGTTTGTATTCGTTTTACTTTTGCCAGttcactaaaataatttttctcttcctctccctaTGGCTACTATCTCCAGCTCCTGGTATGTACTTTCTACACCCCCATAACCTACACTGACAGCTGcattcccaaaccccaccagCTGCTGGTCCTGGGCCAGTCAAAACAGGTGGAAGGAGCTGGCTGGCCAGTGTcccagaggagcccaggctgtTGTGGCAGCAGAagcactgtgctgtggggaGGCAGAGAGCATGTGATGTGGTGGAGACAGGTGTAGGGCACAGGAGTGAGCTGAAGGTGGGCTCTGCACACCACCTACACAGTTGGGGTGGGAAGCATTTGGCTCTGTAATGGAAAGCTTTCACTGACCTGTCTGCTGACGTGACTAGCTCTGCAGATGGCAGTCAGTATTGGACTTTCTACATTCACTGTGTTAACTTCTATTGTggttaatatatttttacaaatatttaccTGATCTAAGTTAAAGCAAAGGACAAGATGGATAGCAGCATTGATGGATAGGTGGCTTTAACTCAGACTTTGATTTCTATGTGTCTGTGCACAGAGGAAATGGAAAGTATTGAAAATGGTGTTTGCATTACAGCATTCCCTTTGCTGATGTTGATTAAAGTGgtatttaaatttctttcttcacaaTTCCAAAGAATGTGATGAAAACTGGAGGACATCAGTCTAGGACAACATATTAAAGAACATCATATTGAAACCACTTTAGTTTCCCAATACTAGAAAGAtgagttttgctttctttaggaaataaaaaaagtatgtggctttctttttgttgttttttttttcttctggagtGACACAAACTTTAATACAGCTGCTCTGCCTAATAAACTGAACAAAATCCTCATAAAAATAAGGACACCCATTAGTAACAGTTGTAGCTATAAGAATCTAAAGCATGGGAGATATGTCCCATCACAATGactcaagctgcaccagggtTTATTTTCTTGTCACTAAAGTACCCACTTGTCCTTTAGCTAGTGgagattctgaaaaaaaggaacagttctgaaaaaggagggaaagaggtGCCATTCAGGTGCCATACCCTTTCAGATGTCACGTAGGTGGCGTAGGGTTAGACTTGCTCCTTCCTTGCTTTTATGAAAAATCAAACTATGTCAGGAAACTAGGCTGTAATCCTCCACGACATAGATAAAGCACGAAGCCATTGAGAGAAAGTCAGTTCAAATAATCAGTGTGCTTTGAACTCCTCCTGCTTACAGCCCGtacagtcttttttttcctgcaggccACAGATTTCCAGGCCCTGTTTGCACCCCATCCAGGGCAGTGCTTGCCTGCAAGCCCAATGTCACTGTAAAGGGAGCAGAGAAGAACAATAGGAGATCAGATTAGTTTGTTGTTATCTGTGGAGAACACGCCTAATTGCAGCCACTCTTATCTCTCTTACTATGTTCAGTCTGGGGTAAACACTAATTAATGCAATGTATCTAATAGATTAGAGAGGGAAAGTATATTGTCTGCTGCTCACCCTCTCCTCCCACAGATCACACCCCATTGCCTGGTGGGGTTAAAATCTACAGAATAAACCGGATGATGATATTTCCTGAAAACCGTCTCTCTCTGCACTGCCAGAGGTGTTACCCATTCGGCCCCTCGGGTTTCTCCAGAGCCCAAACCCTCTGACGACGCCTCGATTTTCTCCAGTTCATCAGCGTTTTACACTACAGAGATAAACTAACGCCGCGCGTTTGTCTCGGCGGCACTCGCTAAGCAGCCTCTACTCCGTCCGGCTGGACCGGGACCTGCAGCAACATCAGCGTTCGATTTTCGGTCCCACCGCCCTCTACCCGGAGCCTCCGAATAGGGAGCGGCCTCGGGGGGGCGAGGATGAcggggggagggagagggggcGTTCGCTGAGTGACCCGTCCCGGACTCCGCCGTGGTTTACAGGAAACGCTCCCTGAGCATCATCCCGTAACgcgagcggggcggggggggggtCACCCCATCCATCCAGCCCAGCGGGaggcggcccggcccggcccggcccggccccgctgctccccgatggcggcggggcggggcggaggcTGCCCAGGCCCCGGGCCGCGGCACCGCGCCGCCTCCCGCGCCCCGCCGGCGGCCGGGCCAGCGGCGACCTCCCGTCCCGCTGAATCAGAGCTTCCCCTCCCACCACCTGCGCAAGGAGGCGGCCCGGGGAAGCCGCCTCGCCGCATATAAAGCGCTGCCGTCGGAGCGGGAGGCGCCGCTCGCTGCCGGGACCCCGCCGCCGCCGTTCTCCCGCCATGGCCGCCGGCCGCCGCCTGCCGCTGCccgcgctgctgctgccgctggcCTGCGCCGCGCTGGCCCAGCGCCCCCTCACAGGtaggagcggggccggggccgccccgccgtgcccggcctcagccccagccccgccgcgcccggccTGACCCGCTGCCGCTGTCTCCGCAGAGAAGCAGCGCGCCTGCCTGCTGCCCCCCGACGACGGGCCCTGCCGCGCCCTGGTGCCGCGCTGGTACTACGACCGGCACAcgcagagctgccagcagttCACCTACGGCGGCTGCTACGGCAACGCCAACAACTTCCTCACCTTCGACGACTGCGAGAAGAGCTGCTGGACCATCAAGAGTGAGTCCGGGGCCGCGGTGCCCCGGGGGAGCccggggctggaggggacaccggggaggCCGCTTGGCTTTGCGGGACGCTTTGCACCCACCCGATACACCACAGAGTCATAAAATTAATCGTTTAGcttgaaaaagacctttaagatgaTCGAGTCCAAGTGATGACCCTCCTGCTTGCTGCGGCTTCTTGCTGGTGTCAGTTTCaggcagaaaatgcagagtGGGTTGACCCAGAGATGATGTGTGGAACTTATCTGTTagtatttaaaatgtgatttaataTTGCACTTAATCACTAATTAACAGCTTGGATTCCTCCAGTAAAAAGCAGGTGGGACAAACTGGGACTTGCCTGCAGCTGAAGTAATACCACTTTGCCTACACTACTGTGTTATTCTGCATGTGCAGCATGAAGGGTTGGCTTTACAGaggatgaaataattttttctgcagaagtgCCCAAATTATGCCGGATGGAGGCTGATGCAGGACCTTGCAGGGGTTATCTAAGAAGATATGCCTTTAACTTGAGCTCGATGAGGTGTGAGGAATTCATCTATGGCGGCTGTTATGGAAACACCAACAACTTCAGAGATTTGCAGTCTTGTGTGGACCACTGTCTGCCAGAAAAAAGTAATGGTTGTTccaaatttttaataaaatagatGGTTTGAAAGTGATATGAAGATGATacttcatttaatattttcctctgcTTACCCATAGAGTGGTATTTTTGAAGACTTGTGTAAAGCAGATGTTTATATTGTCCACTTTGATTTTAATATTCTATCGTAGCTGTTACTAGAAgaacaaaaatgctgaaatcttAAATACACCCACAGCTATACCAGACAAATTCCTTGATTTCTAGAGAGCTGTACAGGTGTATCTGAAAGCAAATAATAAGATTGAAGATCTGTGTTGAGGCAGATGTGTCAGATTGTGGCAGTCACATCCAGGGAAGTGGTAGTATAATGTAAAGCAGAAGCTCCTTCTTAAAATTCAGGCCTGAGAGATGATGGCAGGTGGCTTGGGTTTTGTGGCACTCAACAGCTCAGCTTCTGTCAAAAGTGTTTTGCCTGATGTGATTCTTCACTGTCTTTCCTCTGAGCTTTAAATAAGAATGGTAGTAATTATGAGCAGGTGACTATAGCTAAGTTTTGACGTGAGCACCAGGTTAATATCCAGTTCTAGACAGGCTCTTTGAAGATCTACCAGAATGCATAAAAGCTGTCACTGCCCTAAGCTTTATTAGTGCTTGATGACAGTTATTTGTGGCTGATGACAGATTGTCAGCATTTTCTTAGGTAAAAgctgaattatttctgttgtgCATACAATGAGTTGATAAAGGGGCTACAGcaggaaatataaaatattgtttgGGCAAAAAGAAACATGCTGTTGAGGAAAGTTGTTGGATTTGTACTTTCTGCTGCAAGCAGAATTTGCTGGCAAAATCATAGCAAAGTTgtgctctttttctctctatagAGGTTGTTCTACCAAAATTATTGCTATATTCctatatatatatgaaataagGTTATGTAAAAATCTTAGATGCCATACGTATAGCACTACAAATGGGGAAAGCTGGTGAATTTCACTTTTGGGATATAATCCTGTTTTCTAGGATGCTCTGTTACTTTCTCAAATTCACAGCTCACAGGAATAAGATGTAGAAAGTCTCTGAACTCATCAGTAGTAGTGTCAATTCAAGGGGGAAAAGAGCTGTTTAGTCACAAAATTTATTGCAGGTTCAGTTTTAAGGAGCTATGTACAGAGATGGcattaatgtaatttttcttgctctctctgtgtttttttttctctctgtccttttcTCCCCAAGCTGGCCCCTTGCTGTGCTATAGCCCAAAGGATGAAGGACTGTGCTCCTCTTCTGTGCCTCGCTATTACTATGACACCAAGACTAAATCCTGTAAGGAGTTCAGATATACTGGCTGTGGTGGAAATGCCAACAACTTTGTCACTGAAACGGATTGCTACAATGTCTGTAGAAATGGtaagggttttttgtttcttttttgttgttttttttgtttgtttttgttttattttgtcagtCACAAGCAGTTAAACCAATCCACATGCCAGTAACAACTGTTCATGGTGTTCTTTTGCTCATCTTGGCTTGCTACAGGGGTAGCAACTTATGTAGCAACTAACTCTTATGTTTTGAAGGGCCGGGAAAATTGAAAGGCAATGCTAAATCCTTCTGGCAAGATCAGTGTGATGTGAGGTGGTTACACCATATTTGAATGAAATGCAGAGAAGGGCACACAAAAAGATTAAGCCTACTCTCTAGAGCCCACAGGGAATCAGTCTTTAAACTGTTCAGTACCTCTATGACCACTAATTAAAATATCCTTTTATTCTGGATGGTTTTAAATAGGATTAAAGTCAGTTGTGAAAtcaatttacttttttcctttcagaagttACCATCCTACCTCAATTCCCTGTTGCCTActcacatttccttttcccattaCTAAAGATTTCTGCCTCATCAGTTGTGCTGTGTCAGCTGTTTCTCTGGCTGTGGGGAGAAAGCTTGGAATGctaactgatttttttttttttttttttcaaatgcttttattcAAACTGGCTGTGCTTGTACATCGAAACTGTTGTGCTTTTATTTGCAGTCATATGTTCCTACCAGCTATTGCAAGTTTTAATTCTCTAGTTTAATtgatatgaaaataaatgagagagagagaaaagcataATTGTATGTTGTTGCCCAGAACATTTAGGAAGCAGACATAgtgcagtattttaaaaaatgatacTAATGGGGAAAATATTTAGGGCTGTATGAAGCATGTACATTGtctttggggaaaaagaaaaagtagctCTGTTTTAAACATGTGCACAAGGTTTGAGTACTTCAGTATTGAAGTTGTGTAGTCAGAAGCCTTAGGTTGGGAGATGATGCTTCAGTTCTGGGGTGGAAATCCAGCTGGAAGTCTGGGCTGGGGCAAGGATTGTACCCTGAGCACAgtcctcagaaataaaaatattgcctGCCAGTTAGTCATGACAGCAGTATTTCTGTGGATGGCAAGTCTGAGTTTGTCTCTCTCATTGTATTATGAGAGAGTGTCTAATAGTGTGTTAAGTTTATCTGAGATGCCTGTAATTATCTAATTTGCATCCATTACTACCTGTGAAGTGGTGGGGCCAGGCTCCAGTGTGGAGTGTtggggagaggaagaaggaaactgCTTCTTCAGCATCTTACTCCACACTGCCCCTGCCCACACCCAGATTCACCTGGGGGTTCTCTCTTCCTCaccttttgttgttgttgttattgttgtgGAAGAAAGAGGTAAGGAGATGCTGTCTGTCTTGTAACTGGAGCACCAGATAGCCCCATGTAAGGGATCAGTTACAAGCTTTTTCATCAACTCGTGGATTTTGCAATTCAGTGAGGCTTGGTGCAGCCAAAGACCAAAATTAAGGGCATGATTAGTGCTAATTAATGTTGTGCTATGCATATTCATTTCTATAGCTTGGGAGTGCACAGCAACCTTAGGCAAATAATTCAGGCAACTTAAGccactcctcctctcctgcttccaTCATTTTCTCCTCAGCATCTTTCCTGTTACTTCTTGGAGTCTCAAGTTGAACTCAGTTGACCTTCACTGTGTGAATATACAACTGTTCGTTAAACTGTTCTGTAGTG
The nucleotide sequence above comes from Oenanthe melanoleuca isolate GR-GAL-2019-014 chromosome 2, OMel1.0, whole genome shotgun sequence. Encoded proteins:
- the TFPI2 gene encoding tissue factor pathway inhibitor 2 isoform X2, with the protein product MAAGRRLPLPALLLPLACAALAQRPLTEKQRACLLPPDDGPCRALVPRWYYDRHTQSCQQFTYGGCYGNANNFLTFDDCEKSCWTIKKVPKLCRMEADAGPCRGYLRRYAFNLSSMRCEEFIYGGCYGNTNNFRDLQSCVDHCLPEKTGPLLCYSPKDEGLCSSSVPRYYYDTKTKSCKEFRYTGCGGNANNFVTETDCYNVCRNGNQKLRINKPTNVSRRKLVRKLIKKSQPYNPKS
- the TFPI2 gene encoding tissue factor pathway inhibitor 2 isoform X1 yields the protein MAAGRRLPLPALLLPLACAALAQRPLTEKQRACLLPPDDGPCRALVPRWYYDRHTQSCQQFTYGGCYGNANNFLTFDDCEKSCWTIKKVPKLCRMEADAGPCRGYLRRYAFNLSSMRCEEFIYGGCYGNTNNFRDLQSCVDHCLPEKTGPLLCYSPKDEGLCSSSVPRYYYDTKTKSCKEFRYTGCGGNANNFVTETDCYNVCRNAGNQKLRINKPTNVSRRKLVRKLIKKSQPYNPKS